Proteins co-encoded in one Borrelia sp. P9F1 genomic window:
- a CDS encoding p23 cell envelope protein, with the protein MKNLGNLFLTLIVALFVACDLRAIKFFYTTIGQKSESPMPSNSVAILSLKKNKEAEQSDSLVANSPKQEVEEKYETLEGSKKVTALAFISSNVTWIKTKAVGIKAADGKPIPELESKIRYSYSISPVKLNGQFTKYTMPLVLFEVTDGNGNLEVESFTLEDDPSLDFNKRKHSEQSSFFFSIPLSIPTKEISSEEGYLNSNPFGVLCGNDKTIPALTKLQNVKAKIKVKDSTTGSITEYNISLNSSYLTRLIEEVMKKNPGIEKLAPDFKLYNQ; encoded by the coding sequence ATGAAGAATTTAGGAAATTTATTTCTAACACTCATTGTAGCGTTGTTTGTTGCGTGTGATTTAAGGGCAATTAAATTTTTTTATACAACCATTGGGCAAAAATCAGAATCACCCATGCCAAGCAATTCTGTTGCTATTCTTTCCTTAAAGAAAAACAAGGAAGCCGAACAATCTGACTCATTGGTAGCAAATTCTCCAAAACAAGAGGTAGAAGAAAAATATGAGACTTTAGAAGGCTCTAAAAAGGTTACAGCTCTTGCTTTCATTTCAAGCAATGTAACTTGGATTAAAACTAAAGCCGTAGGCATCAAGGCAGCTGATGGAAAGCCTATCCCAGAACTTGAGAGTAAGATTAGATACTCATACTCAATAAGCCCTGTTAAGTTAAATGGACAATTTACCAAATACACTATGCCACTTGTGCTGTTTGAGGTAACTGATGGCAATGGCAACCTGGAAGTTGAAAGCTTCACCCTAGAAGATGATCCTAGTCTAGATTTTAATAAAAGAAAACATTCAGAGCAGAGCTCTTTCTTCTTTTCTATTCCCTTATCTATTCCTACAAAGGAAATTTCATCTGAAGAGGGGTATTTAAACTCAAATCCATTTGGGGTATTGTGTGGCAACGATAAAACAATCCCTGCTCTTACTAAACTTCAAAATGTAAAAGCTAAAATAAAAGTCAAAGACAGTACAACAGGCAGTATTACAGAATACAATATTTCGCTTAACTCAAGCTATCTGACTCGATTGATAGAGGAAGTAATGAAAAAAAATCCGGGTATAGAAAAGTTAGCGCCTGATTTTAAACTTTACAATCAATAG
- a CDS encoding BBA14 family lipoprotein produces the protein MNKKSFSFLLIFTLILISSCSSIASLPQEPDAPVNNTLQSLSIYEAHLSSYVMYLQTFLVKTKEKFKDKDYPSFTFFDTNLLQKTHTIKAVKENIQHLKHYISIIKPIVNTIYKKYSKLKK, from the coding sequence ATGAATAAAAAAAGCTTCTCCTTTCTCTTGATATTTACCCTTATTTTAATATCTAGTTGCTCTTCAATAGCCTCCCTGCCACAAGAACCCGATGCCCCCGTAAATAATACACTCCAGAGCTTAAGCATATATGAAGCTCATCTATCAAGTTATGTCATGTATTTGCAAACATTTTTAGTTAAAACTAAAGAAAAATTTAAAGATAAAGACTACCCCTCATTTACTTTCTTCGATACAAATCTTTTACAAAAAACCCATACAATAAAAGCGGTAAAAGAAAACATACAACACTTAAAACATTACATAAGTATTATAAAACCAATTGTAAATACTATTTACAAAAAGTATAGTAAATTAAAAAAGTGA
- a CDS encoding BlyA family holin has translation MNRLLEFLTSIDETKLIIIGGLAVFTIIPLAILLKPAIRETIKIVRHLIDKNHKN, from the coding sequence ATGAATAGACTGCTTGAGTTCTTAACAAGCATTGACGAGACAAAACTTATAATCATTGGGGGGCTTGCGGTATTTACAATAATCCCTTTAGCAATCCTCTTAAAGCCTGCTATAAGAGAGACGATTAAAATAGTAAGGCATTTAATTGACAAGAATCACAAAAATTAA
- a CDS encoding DUF2634 domain-containing protein has product MDIKIDNEFNIIFDNDFKIVNGQEEQKQRLFLYLKTPVGSIYNKNYGFDYSFFLKLLKVKRTQDITNFFVNALKDLEIDLLNIKAKQIDKKIILQFFLAGDTLRMEYNL; this is encoded by the coding sequence ATGGACATTAAAATAGATAATGAATTTAATATAATTTTTGATAATGATTTTAAAATAGTAAATGGTCAAGAAGAACAAAAACAGAGACTGTTTTTATACCTAAAGACGCCTGTGGGCAGTATTTACAACAAAAATTATGGATTTGACTATAGTTTTTTCCTGAAGTTACTAAAAGTAAAGAGAACACAAGATATTACAAACTTTTTTGTGAATGCTTTAAAGGACCTAGAGATTGATCTGTTAAATATTAAAGCAAAACAAATAGACAAAAAAATAATACTACAATTTTTCTTGGCTGGAGATACCCTACGTATGGAATATAACCTATGA
- a CDS encoding plasmid maintenance protein, whose amino-acid sequence MKKDKTNRYQSNLVVLVSTLSFMNLRFDKYTQNNILYFFNGNLKRNNQKTIKMKTLQNYLYKLQKKFKVTTNYCKHLGKKCGSEVYYTLQYSKKECYFKINSYFKNLEREKVKKFKERVEIYEKENGSPKWECINNINNNKEEDALKKYINKCKFKTELPLFILNLRINKTLKIEYMKEIKRNERSICLLNRESLGDLKKAIKENGNTARCITEFLKRRGFFSRKKHNVLTQKEKRENLRETLKNIETELLSEKSYNKGHIREEIEKIYETYKDKPHFILEKDKYKDLEKIISRIKSKTPICAQQESPDDIKNNIFSILLEQLKHKVGIDVLIPALKRLINSKVELKYSKMMDNSYYYELLEMIQ is encoded by the coding sequence ATGAAAAAGGATAAAACTAATAGATATCAATCCAATTTGGTGGTGCTGGTATCAACGCTTAGTTTCATGAATTTGAGGTTCGATAAATATACACAGAATAATATTCTGTATTTTTTCAATGGAAATCTTAAAAGAAATAACCAAAAGACAATTAAAATGAAAACGTTGCAAAATTATCTATACAAGCTTCAGAAAAAATTTAAAGTCACTACTAATTACTGTAAACACCTGGGAAAGAAATGTGGAAGCGAGGTTTACTATACTCTTCAATATTCTAAGAAGGAATGCTATTTTAAGATAAACTCCTACTTTAAAAACCTTGAAAGAGAAAAAGTTAAAAAATTTAAGGAAAGAGTTGAGATTTACGAAAAAGAAAATGGGAGTCCAAAATGGGAGTGTATTAATAATATAAATAATAATAAAGAGGAAGATGCATTGAAGAAATACATAAACAAATGCAAATTTAAAACAGAGCTTCCTTTATTCATATTAAATTTAAGAATAAACAAAACTCTAAAGATAGAATATATGAAAGAAATCAAGAGAAATGAAAGGAGCATATGTCTACTGAACAGAGAATCACTAGGCGATTTAAAGAAAGCAATCAAAGAAAATGGAAATACCGCAAGATGTATAACAGAATTTTTAAAGAGAAGAGGTTTCTTTAGTAGGAAAAAGCATAATGTGTTAACACAAAAAGAAAAAAGAGAAAACCTGAGAGAAACACTGAAAAATATAGAAACCGAATTACTTAGTGAAAAGAGTTACAACAAAGGACATATAAGAGAAGAAATTGAGAAGATATACGAGACGTATAAAGACAAACCCCATTTCATACTAGAAAAAGACAAATATAAAGATTTAGAAAAAATAATAAGCAGGATTAAAAGTAAAACCCCAATTTGCGCACAACAAGAAAGTCCAGATGATATCAAAAATAATATTTTTAGTATACTATTAGAACAGCTAAAACATAAGGTGGGTATTGATGTATTAATACCTGCCCTAAAAAGGCTTATTAACTCTAAAGTTGAATTAAAGTATAGCAAAATGATGGATAATTCGTATTATTACGAATTGCTAGAAATGATACAATAG
- a CDS encoding BlyB family putative holin accessory protein codes for MINNENINLGINSVQNLIDLFGYSGTSKGALVEKGISEVVNLYSYINTLYLDSLQKMELQESKRILHDLESVNNKINHLIEAIDCNVEGNLIETLRHERNKVMEITTKLLKEELAKQDKNNE; via the coding sequence ATGATAAATAATGAAAATATTAATTTAGGAATAAATTCGGTTCAAAACCTAATAGACTTATTTGGCTACAGCGGCACCAGTAAGGGAGCTCTTGTAGAAAAGGGTATTAGTGAGGTTGTTAATCTTTACAGCTACATAAACACGCTTTACCTAGACTCACTTCAAAAAATGGAACTACAAGAAAGCAAGCGCATATTACATGATCTTGAGTCAGTGAATAATAAAATTAATCATCTTATTGAGGCAATTGATTGTAATGTTGAGGGAAATTTAATTGAAACATTAAGACATGAACGAAATAAAGTTATGGAAATTACAACAAAATTACTTAAAGAAGAGTTAGCAAAACAGGACAAGAATAATGAATAA
- a CDS encoding DUF685 domain-containing protein, whose translation MSQKNSSIEDSVQIKDFNRKIKVNENDLIPIDDIVEETYAITYKNLLEQIKEDTFYEELDYFKKVIREIISKELLQDNSYTEQMYLKIITKLMGLQTEPNSIGFDFLFNKIKETLIEKLNHSGYDAKLGKISIYNPKRKDFELIEFNSFINNLKEIFSENKEVEQLRQNTNNNFVHKTDFDDTKSSFTKTFLHKNLLSQEINHLFNLIQNTDNKEDLQLIVFNKNKNLTYKLEFPDYLKGMPSNFKYWGINASSDSFYAYHEFNTKTLKIEIKNEKVELSFPRSLTDKAIYLHVILNLSSSPNVKEIMTKKVYTKFIENNNESQSSTIFFYSGLGNNITLTLLEGWYLVKSAIYNDDSNQDVPYLMKM comes from the coding sequence ATGAGCCAAAAAAATTCAAGCATAGAAGACAGCGTGCAAATAAAAGATTTTAACAGAAAAATCAAAGTCAATGAGAATGATCTTATTCCCATTGACGATATCGTTGAAGAAACTTACGCAATTACATACAAAAACTTACTTGAACAAATCAAAGAAGACACATTTTATGAAGAACTTGATTACTTTAAAAAGGTAATAAGAGAAATAATATCTAAAGAATTACTTCAAGACAATTCCTACACTGAACAGATGTATCTAAAAATAATCACAAAGCTAATGGGACTTCAAACAGAACCAAATAGCATCGGCTTCGATTTTTTATTTAACAAAATTAAAGAAACATTAATTGAAAAGTTAAATCATTCTGGATATGACGCCAAATTAGGCAAAATATCAATATATAATCCAAAAAGGAAAGATTTTGAACTAATTGAATTTAATAGCTTTATCAATAACTTAAAAGAAATTTTTTCAGAAAATAAAGAAGTAGAGCAATTAAGACAAAATACAAATAATAACTTTGTTCACAAAACTGATTTTGATGACACAAAAAGTTCCTTTACGAAAACTTTTTTACATAAAAATCTTTTATCTCAAGAAATAAACCACCTATTTAATCTTATTCAAAACACAGACAATAAAGAAGATTTACAACTAATTGTGTTTAACAAAAATAAAAATTTGACATATAAACTGGAGTTTCCCGACTACCTTAAAGGGATGCCTAGTAACTTCAAGTATTGGGGCATAAATGCATCATCTGATTCTTTTTATGCCTACCATGAATTTAATACCAAAACATTAAAAATCGAAATTAAAAACGAAAAAGTAGAATTAAGTTTTCCCAGAAGCCTTACAGACAAGGCTATTTACTTACACGTGATCCTTAATCTTTCAAGTAGTCCAAATGTAAAAGAAATTATGACAAAAAAAGTATATACCAAGTTCATAGAAAATAATAATGAATCACAGTCTTCAACTATATTTTTCTACAGTGGCTTGGGGAATAACATAACCCTCACTCTTCTTGAAGGTTGGTACCTTGTAAAATCTGCAATATACAATGATGATTCAAACCAAGATGTTCCTTACCTCATGAAAATGTAG
- a CDS encoding PBSX family phage terminase large subunit, with product MKLNNLLVFVKLQKKFKQKFNIDISKFLRNKDDEVDFSLFEEQYLTNKQKAVLNDINQNFFSKLIFNGGISSGKTFLASYLLIKFLIQNKTRYKRDTNNFIVGSSINSLLTNTLKQIEKICGLLNVEYILKTSRTVSCSIAGITLNVYGGKNSDAFSKIRGGNSGLVYVNEATLLHKETLLEVMKRLRAEPAIIIFDTNPDHPAHFFKTDYVDRVDVYRTYNFSIYDNPLNTISFVETQEMIYKNLAAYKARVLLGEWTVSTDTCFNEVILNEDYMFKSPIMYVDPAFSMGKDNTAICVLERVGCQYYTYIYQDRKPITESHVLNAIGVLAKNFNINTLYIEDRDNTCGHGFLTKIMVSIRNGMDHYFKIAAIRPTSNKFARICTLIPLFNAGRIEFLQITDKSVINDIYSYSGDSRSRDDCLDALSASYLLLNLEHQDRLRHFTRIKYI from the coding sequence TTGAAGTTAAATAATTTATTAGTTTTTGTTAAACTACAGAAAAAATTTAAACAAAAATTCAATATTGATATTTCTAAATTTTTAAGAAACAAGGATGATGAAGTTGATTTTAGTTTATTTGAAGAACAATACTTGACTAATAAGCAGAAGGCAGTTTTGAATGACATAAATCAAAACTTTTTTTCTAAATTAATTTTCAATGGTGGGATATCTAGTGGGAAGACATTTCTAGCATCATATTTGCTTATTAAGTTTTTAATTCAAAACAAAACTCGTTATAAGAGGGATACTAATAATTTTATTGTAGGAAGTTCAATAAACTCACTGCTTACCAATACACTTAAACAAATAGAGAAAATATGTGGGCTTTTAAATGTAGAATACATTCTTAAAACATCCAGAACAGTTTCATGTAGTATTGCGGGTATAACACTTAATGTTTATGGAGGGAAGAACAGTGATGCTTTTTCAAAGATTAGGGGTGGAAATTCTGGTTTAGTGTATGTTAATGAGGCAACTTTATTGCATAAAGAGACCTTACTAGAGGTAATGAAGCGACTCAGAGCCGAGCCGGCTATTATTATTTTTGACACCAATCCCGACCATCCAGCACATTTTTTCAAGACAGATTATGTTGATAGAGTGGATGTATATAGGACATATAATTTTAGTATTTATGATAATCCTTTAAATACTATCAGTTTTGTTGAAACACAGGAAATGATTTACAAAAATCTGGCTGCCTACAAGGCACGTGTACTACTTGGTGAGTGGACTGTAAGTACGGATACTTGTTTTAATGAGGTCATTTTAAATGAGGATTACATGTTTAAAAGTCCAATAATGTATGTTGATCCTGCTTTTTCCATGGGCAAGGATAATACTGCCATTTGTGTACTTGAAAGAGTAGGCTGTCAATATTACACATACATTTATCAGGATAGAAAGCCAATAACGGAAAGCCATGTGCTTAATGCAATTGGTGTACTGGCTAAGAATTTTAATATTAATACTCTCTATATTGAAGACCGAGACAATACTTGCGGTCATGGATTTTTAACTAAAATCATGGTTTCTATCCGCAATGGAATGGATCATTACTTTAAGATAGCTGCCATCAGGCCTACAAGTAATAAGTTTGCAAGAATATGTACTCTAATTCCACTTTTTAATGCTGGCAGGATAGAATTTTTGCAAATTACGGACAAGAGTGTTATTAATGACATTTACTCCTATAGTGGTGATTCCAGATCTAGGGATGATTGTCTTGACGCCCTAAGTGCTTCTTATCTCCTCCTAAATCTCGAGCACCAAGATAGGCTTAGGCACTTTACCAGAATTAAATACATCTAA
- a CDS encoding DUF735 family protein, producing the protein MKGIPLFLQNTQIEQIIQSELNFKKQILGELKKLLENFRTINVKESINSRYITRIMLALFNACHLQKGLTKDLINSLNALIFAIKSIGTDESLHVLFKAFLHARVEVNVVPNTPGTIIIKLLENIKSPIKFKITGKINGRIKKISVRHKGLTKELESNYIPKDFTDSIYGFIKSLIPAGRTIRIFDTHNKEIK; encoded by the coding sequence ATGAAGGGTATCCCACTATTTTTACAAAATACACAAATTGAGCAAATAATACAAAGTGAACTTAATTTCAAAAAACAGATTTTAGGTGAACTTAAAAAACTACTGGAAAATTTCAGAACAATTAATGTTAAAGAGAGTATTAATTCAAGATATATTACACGCATAATGCTAGCATTGTTTAATGCATGCCATCTACAAAAAGGACTCACAAAAGATCTCATCAATTCCCTTAATGCATTAATATTTGCAATCAAATCAATAGGAACAGATGAAAGTCTTCATGTGCTCTTTAAAGCGTTTTTACATGCAAGAGTTGAAGTTAATGTTGTCCCTAACACACCAGGAACGATTATTATCAAATTACTTGAAAATATTAAATCACCAATTAAGTTTAAAATAACTGGTAAAATTAATGGTAGGATAAAGAAAATCAGCGTCAGACACAAAGGTTTAACAAAAGAACTTGAATCTAACTATATCCCAAAAGACTTTACAGATTCGATTTATGGTTTCATTAAAAGCCTAATTCCAGCTGGACGAACTATTAGAATTTTTGACACCCATAACAAGGAAATCAAATAA
- a CDS encoding DUF276 domain-containing protein (DUF276 is restricted to Borreliella and related spirochetes.): MSIFFDKEIGILTKSIDEIQSAKKEILKKEYNLSIKNNSLFDIINYPSSSIDLEIIQALNELFLSLKEGGTYFKSLQESLSVPKSSTYEAIKKALLMIQGVKHANLISSAGSIEVHIILKPEYFKDKLIDTETQKNIWEAIYYTAPSGTLFKGEKEVQFLNKDGQKKIYKFSLGVVKYAYLKVFYRTEAQETIYKEISEQIREIYKNIIEKKYKDMGISFRYQDFLSPVSLMSGIKCIRIGINIKENLDTKITEIKDSEFQFNKDLEIKDNEIIYFNENSRMVIERE, from the coding sequence ATGAGCATATTTTTTGACAAAGAAATTGGAATTCTTACAAAATCAATAGATGAAATACAAAGTGCTAAAAAGGAAATTCTTAAGAAAGAATATAACCTTTCAATAAAAAATAATTCACTTTTTGACATAATAAATTATCCAAGCTCTTCCATAGACTTAGAGATAATACAAGCACTAAATGAATTATTTTTGTCTCTTAAAGAAGGAGGTACATACTTTAAAAGTTTACAAGAATCACTAAGTGTACCCAAAAGTTCAACTTACGAGGCAATTAAAAAAGCACTTTTAATGATTCAAGGAGTTAAACACGCTAATTTAATAAGCAGTGCCGGTAGTATTGAAGTACATATAATACTTAAGCCCGAATACTTTAAGGACAAGCTCATTGATACAGAAACACAAAAAAACATTTGGGAAGCAATTTACTATACTGCGCCAAGTGGCACCTTATTTAAAGGAGAAAAGGAAGTTCAATTTCTTAACAAAGATGGACAAAAAAAAATATATAAGTTTAGCTTAGGCGTGGTTAAATATGCATATCTGAAAGTTTTTTACAGAACTGAAGCACAAGAGACAATATATAAAGAAATAAGTGAGCAGATAAGGGAAATTTACAAAAATATAATTGAAAAAAAATATAAAGATATGGGGATTTCGTTCCGATATCAAGATTTCTTAAGTCCTGTAAGCCTAATGTCGGGGATTAAATGCATACGCATAGGTATTAACATAAAAGAAAATTTAGATACTAAGATAACAGAAATTAAAGATTCTGAATTTCAATTCAACAAAGATTTAGAAATTAAAGATAACGAAATCATTTATTTCAATGAAAACTCAAGAATGGTTATAGAAAGAGAATAA
- a CDS encoding chromosome replication/partitioning protein, translating into MDIEVNKRNLTREFTREEQVLIHYNKLKEKLKINFQKEIFCKLEAMKVLKEIKDNEYYKLDNYVHFDDFAKDYRLARTQTYKYLKIATAIEEGIVEEKYVVNNGINGTMFLLRDKEGQKIKKSKQNPLRPLRFQLKCPKAYAYYKQKTKFTSFLLEKIFSEDKELLTKIENEYAILKKKRK; encoded by the coding sequence ATGGATATAGAGGTTAATAAGAGGAATTTAACTAGGGAATTTACAAGAGAAGAACAGGTACTTATTCATTATAATAAACTGAAAGAGAAGCTAAAAATTAATTTTCAGAAGGAAATTTTTTGTAAACTAGAAGCAATGAAGGTACTAAAGGAGATTAAAGATAATGAGTATTACAAGCTTGACAATTATGTTCATTTTGATGATTTTGCTAAAGATTATAGGCTTGCAAGGACTCAAACCTATAAATATTTAAAAATAGCAACTGCTATTGAGGAGGGTATTGTTGAGGAGAAGTATGTTGTGAATAATGGGATTAATGGAACTATGTTTTTATTAAGGGATAAGGAAGGACAGAAAATAAAGAAATCCAAGCAAAATCCCTTAAGGCCTTTAAGATTTCAACTTAAATGCCCCAAAGCATATGCATATTATAAGCAGAAGACTAAGTTTACAAGCTTTCTTCTTGAGAAAATCTTTTCAGAAGATAAAGAGCTTTTAACAAAAATTGAAAATGAGTATGCGATTTTAAAGAAGAAAAGAAAATAG
- a CDS encoding ParA family protein gives MDTKKTKVITVASIKGGVGKSTTSLIFATLLAQEHKVLIIDIDTQASTTSYYFKVIKEREIDLFNKNIYEVLISNLHIDNAIVNVNSNLDLIPSYLTLHKFNSEAIPYKEFRLKEQLKLLGFNYDYVILDTNPSLDFTLTNALVCSDYIIVPITAEKWAVESLDLFNFFIEKLLIKAPIYLINTKFKKNNTHKELLNLLKENENFLGTISEREDLNRKIAKNDIFDLGKDYIKEYQETLLTLMKKIKAS, from the coding sequence ATGGATACAAAGAAGACAAAAGTAATCACGGTAGCATCAATTAAAGGGGGTGTTGGTAAGAGTACTACTAGTTTGATATTTGCAACCCTTCTAGCGCAGGAACATAAAGTTTTAATTATAGACATAGACACTCAAGCATCAACGACAAGTTATTATTTTAAGGTAATAAAAGAAAGGGAAATAGATTTGTTTAATAAGAATATATATGAAGTTTTAATATCAAATTTGCATATTGATAATGCTATTGTAAATGTCAATTCAAATTTGGATTTAATACCTAGTTATTTAACATTGCATAAATTTAACTCAGAGGCAATTCCTTATAAGGAATTTAGACTTAAGGAACAATTGAAGTTATTAGGCTTTAATTATGACTATGTTATTCTTGATACAAACCCTAGCCTAGATTTTACTTTAACCAATGCTTTAGTATGCAGTGATTATATAATAGTGCCAATCACAGCGGAAAAATGGGCCGTGGAGAGCCTAGATTTATTTAATTTCTTCATAGAGAAGTTACTTATCAAAGCTCCGATTTACCTGATTAATACCAAGTTTAAAAAGAATAATACACACAAAGAGTTGTTAAACCTTTTAAAGGAGAATGAAAATTTTTTAGGTACAATATCTGAGAGGGAAGATTTAAATAGGAAGATAGCCAAAAATGATATTTTTGATTTAGGTAAAGATTACATAAAGGAGTACCAAGAAACACTTCTAACTTTAATGAAAAAAATAAAGGCAAGTTAA
- a CDS encoding DUF226 domain-containing protein, with amino-acid sequence MTALLELLKQKKKELKLNKLNKEKGKRNVFSKIEENNGRKIYHTKIFNDFYAFGISKNEPTKFFISLRGIFNIEHISMFHLFSIREGDAFLGIYYGIKKLDKAFLVKNFNKKETYTLRKCEYIEFRFKKGGVFCYLSGLHYLLKADKIESSYYQTLLSIILGLERELYAFYSKALPEGGIIPKWIQRRQK; translated from the coding sequence ATGACAGCTTTATTGGAATTATTAAAGCAGAAGAAAAAGGAGCTAAAATTAAACAAATTAAACAAGGAGAAGGGGAAGAGGAATGTTTTTTCAAAAATAGAAGAAAATAATGGGCGTAAGATATATCACACCAAGATATTTAACGATTTTTATGCATTTGGAATAAGCAAGAACGAACCAACCAAGTTTTTCATATCTTTAAGAGGAATTTTTAACATAGAACACATAAGCATGTTTCATCTCTTTTCCATAAGAGAAGGAGATGCTTTCCTAGGTATTTATTACGGCATCAAAAAATTAGACAAAGCATTTTTAGTAAAAAATTTTAATAAAAAGGAGACTTACACTTTAAGAAAGTGTGAGTACATAGAGTTTAGATTCAAAAAAGGCGGAGTTTTTTGTTATTTAAGTGGTCTACATTATTTACTAAAGGCAGACAAAATTGAGAGTTCTTATTATCAAACTTTACTAAGCATAATTTTGGGACTAGAAAGGGAACTTTATGCATTTTACAGTAAGGCATTACCCGAAGGAGGTATTATTCCAAAATGGATACAAAGAAGACAAAAGTAA